A region from the Salidesulfovibrio onnuriiensis genome encodes:
- a CDS encoding site-2 protease family protein — translation MFNFDFDIAHKMQEISIIAVPLLLSLVCHEVAHGLVALKLGDPTAKMQGRLTLNPIKHLDPIGTIAFFFVHIGWARPVPVDSRYFKDSRKGMFLVALAGPAANFLLAVLFAAGFHLIQGSEISDPDGLAMKILLPLLLICQAGVFVNLILGVFNLIPLPPLDGSSILAYFLPPRLAYSYMRLRQYGFFILIGLVLLGNLTGFSILGAVLFPPVRFLGGLLNVPI, via the coding sequence ATGTTCAATTTCGATTTCGACATCGCCCACAAGATGCAGGAAATAAGCATCATTGCGGTTCCGTTGCTCCTGTCCCTGGTCTGCCACGAGGTGGCCCACGGGCTGGTGGCCCTGAAGCTTGGCGACCCCACGGCCAAGATGCAGGGACGGTTGACCCTCAATCCGATCAAGCACCTGGATCCCATCGGCACCATCGCCTTTTTCTTCGTGCACATCGGCTGGGCCAGACCCGTGCCCGTGGATTCCCGCTATTTCAAGGACTCGCGCAAGGGCATGTTCCTGGTGGCCCTGGCGGGCCCCGCCGCCAACTTCCTGTTGGCCGTGCTGTTCGCCGCGGGCTTTCATCTCATCCAGGGTTCCGAGATCAGCGACCCGGACGGGCTGGCCATGAAGATTCTTCTGCCCCTGCTGCTCATCTGCCAGGCCGGGGTGTTCGTGAATCTCATTCTCGGGGTTTTCAACCTCATCCCCCTTCCGCCGCTGGACGGCAGCAGCATTCTGGCGTATTTCCTTCCGCCGAGGCTGGCGTACAGTTACATGCGCCTGAGGCAGTACGGATTCTTCATCCTCATCGGCCTCGTCCTGCTCGGCAATCTCACGGGCTTCAGCATTCTCGGTGCTGTCCTGTTCCCGCCGGTCAGGTTCCTCGGCGGTCTGTTGAACGTGCCCATCTAA
- a CDS encoding glycosyltransferase family 2 protein: MSNPKISVTMPCYNCEDTVGRALDSLLDQTVEDFEVVAVDDGSTDGTAGVLRDYARRDDRIRPVLADHGGVVAAANTAMEAATGEYVVRMDADDESLPERLEHQAALMDDDSALGLVGCRVRFGGCRKRCAGYAHYVDWTNTLLDHEAISLNRFVEFPVPNPSIMFRRSMLEEHGGYRDGDFPEDYELLLRWLERGVRMAKADAELLVWNDPPTRLSRNHPKYDVDAFYRIKTRYLARWLERNNPHHPVVHILGAGRTSRKRADLLKGYGVEFAAYYDLDPRKIGHRVHGIPVLSRDEVPGPGRGFCLSYVATRGARRDIADFLDGRGCALGRDYLPVA; encoded by the coding sequence ATGTCCAATCCGAAGATCAGTGTGACCATGCCGTGCTACAACTGTGAGGACACGGTGGGCCGCGCCCTGGATTCCCTGCTGGACCAGACTGTGGAGGATTTCGAGGTGGTGGCCGTGGACGACGGGTCCACCGACGGAACCGCCGGGGTCCTGCGGGACTATGCCCGGAGGGACGACCGCATCCGGCCAGTCCTTGCCGATCACGGCGGGGTGGTGGCCGCGGCCAATACGGCCATGGAGGCGGCAACCGGGGAGTACGTGGTGCGCATGGACGCGGACGACGAATCCCTGCCCGAACGCCTGGAGCATCAGGCCGCACTGATGGATGATGACTCCGCCTTGGGGCTGGTGGGCTGCCGGGTCCGCTTTGGCGGGTGCCGCAAGCGCTGCGCCGGATACGCCCATTACGTGGACTGGACCAACACCCTGCTGGACCACGAGGCCATCAGCCTGAACCGGTTCGTGGAATTTCCCGTGCCCAACCCGTCCATCATGTTCCGCCGCAGCATGCTGGAGGAACATGGCGGCTACCGCGACGGCGACTTCCCCGAGGACTACGAGCTGCTGCTGCGCTGGCTGGAGCGCGGGGTGCGCATGGCCAAGGCCGATGCCGAGCTGCTGGTCTGGAACGATCCTCCCACGCGGCTTTCCCGCAACCACCCCAAGTACGACGTGGACGCCTTCTACCGCATCAAGACCCGGTACCTGGCACGCTGGCTGGAGCGCAACAATCCGCATCACCCCGTGGTGCATATCCTGGGGGCCGGGCGCACCAGCCGCAAGCGCGCCGACCTGCTCAAGGGGTACGGCGTGGAGTTCGCGGCCTATTACGACCTGGACCCGCGCAAGATAGGCCACCGGGTGCACGGCATTCCGGTCCTGAGCCGGGACGAGGTCCCGGGGCCGGGCAGGGGATTCTGCCTTTCCTATGTGGCCACCCGGGGCGCGCGCCGAGACATTGCCGATTTTCTGGATGGGCGCGGGTGCGCCTTGGGCCGCGACTACCTGCCCGTGGCCTGA
- a CDS encoding M48 family metallopeptidase, with product MGLRNRGYSNNVNISPGSPILDFIKLGIGVVVILGGLYFLFGLGIDFIVPRLDTETEVWLSERLKTDAFEHGKRLPEAERELQRMVDRMCEACVDLPYDVRVHVVDNDMVNAFAFPGGRIVVFSGLLKQMKSENEVAFVLGHELGHMAHRDHLRRFGRLLFVAGLQTILSDLLSVDMVTEAMTLTDRAFSRQQELAADRAGMDILACTYGHVGGAGAFFESMEEGRRLPAWKKYYLTHPEGYRRVEALGAYAESRGYGSGEVRVLPEAFR from the coding sequence ATGGGACTGCGCAACAGAGGATACAGCAACAATGTGAACATCTCCCCGGGATCGCCCATTCTCGATTTCATCAAGCTGGGCATCGGGGTGGTGGTCATTCTCGGCGGTTTGTACTTTCTGTTCGGGCTGGGCATCGATTTCATTGTTCCCCGCCTGGACACGGAAACCGAAGTGTGGCTTTCCGAGCGGCTGAAGACCGACGCCTTCGAACACGGCAAGCGGCTTCCCGAGGCCGAACGGGAGCTGCAGCGCATGGTCGACCGCATGTGCGAAGCCTGCGTGGACCTGCCCTATGACGTGCGGGTCCATGTGGTGGACAATGACATGGTCAATGCGTTCGCGTTCCCGGGCGGCAGGATCGTGGTCTTTTCCGGGCTGCTCAAGCAGATGAAATCCGAGAACGAGGTCGCCTTCGTGCTCGGGCATGAACTGGGCCACATGGCCCACCGCGACCATTTGCGGCGTTTCGGACGGCTCCTGTTCGTGGCCGGCCTGCAGACCATCCTGTCCGATCTCCTGAGCGTGGATATGGTCACCGAGGCCATGACCCTGACCGACAGGGCCTTTTCCCGGCAGCAGGAGCTTGCCGCCGACCGCGCGGGCATGGATATCCTGGCCTGCACCTACGGCCACGTGGGCGGCGCAGGGGCCTTTTTCGAAAGCATGGAGGAGGGCCGCCGCCTGCCTGCCTGGAAAAAGTACTACCTGACCCATCCCGAGGGCTACAGGCGCGTGGAGGCACTGGGAGCGTACGCCGAATCCCGGGGATACGGCTCGGGCGAGGTTCGGGTGCTTCCCGAGGCTTTTCGATAG
- a CDS encoding YbjQ family protein: MENGEFGLFSFFLENINLLFLLLFLVCGQIGERRHYRSILRRERELADLPTSTLKTVEFPEGRVLETRMVCGHAVLCADGFRRLLAFFRCLFGGPVRSFEALLDRARREAMLRMKEQAKGASMVLAVRVETPSITGIDNTYRWWGGIEVVVYGTAVTLRD; the protein is encoded by the coding sequence ATGGAGAACGGCGAATTCGGGCTCTTCTCTTTTTTCCTGGAAAACATCAATCTGCTCTTTCTCCTGCTGTTCCTGGTCTGCGGCCAGATCGGCGAGCGGCGGCATTACAGGTCCATCCTGCGCCGCGAGCGGGAGCTGGCGGACCTGCCCACCTCGACCCTGAAGACCGTGGAGTTTCCGGAAGGCAGGGTGCTTGAGACGCGCATGGTCTGCGGCCATGCGGTCCTGTGCGCGGACGGCTTCCGCAGGCTGCTGGCCTTTTTCCGCTGCCTGTTCGGCGGGCCGGTGCGTTCCTTCGAGGCCTTGCTGGACCGCGCCCGGCGCGAAGCCATGCTGCGCATGAAGGAACAGGCCAAAGGCGCGTCCATGGTTCTGGCGGTCCGTGTGGAAACCCCGTCCATCACCGGCATCGACAACACCTATCGCTGGTGGGGCGGCATCGAGGTGGTGGTCTACGGCACCGCCGTGACCCTCAGGGACTGA
- a CDS encoding YbjQ family protein: MFVTNMESVPGMKIVKHHGMVTGSTVRARNIFVDIWQMIKGLFGGELKGYSALLSDVREQSVERMVLQAEEAGANAVINVRFATSTISLGAAEIYAYGTAVEVAEESKSTGTDKAREIIEQSAAKSASLTKDEFWEA, encoded by the coding sequence GTGTTTGTTACCAATATGGAATCCGTGCCCGGTATGAAAATCGTCAAGCACCATGGCATGGTCACGGGCAGCACCGTACGCGCCCGGAATATTTTCGTGGACATCTGGCAAATGATAAAGGGGCTTTTCGGCGGCGAGCTGAAGGGCTATTCCGCGCTGCTTTCCGACGTGCGCGAACAGTCCGTGGAGCGCATGGTCCTGCAGGCCGAGGAGGCCGGAGCCAATGCGGTCATCAACGTGCGTTTCGCCACCTCCACCATTTCCCTGGGCGCGGCCGAGATATACGCCTACGGCACGGCCGTGGAAGTGGCTGAGGAGAGCAAGTCCACCGGCACGGACAAGGCCCGGGAGATCATCGAGCAATCCGCCGCCAAGAGCGCTTCTCTCACCAAGGACGAGTTCTGGGAGGCCTAG
- the trpS gene encoding tryptophan--tRNA ligase, whose translation MSEKKRILSGMRPTGPLHLGHYFGVIANWLKLQDEYNCFFFVADWHALTSEYADPWKIKGFVPGLVRDWVSSGIDPEKCVIFQQSVIKEHAELNLLLSMVTPLGWLERNPTYKEQREQLAAKDINTIGFLGYPVLQAADILMYLPEAVPVGKDQLPHLELNREIARRFNHLYNTDLLPEPKDLLTEDAKLPGLDGRKMSKSYGNSIGLSESLEDIMPKVRGMLTDQNRLRKSDPGDPKVCNLFPYHKLMTDPAKLPEIEAGCRDASWGCVDCKKVLMESLERFLTPMQERRAKLDDDTVRDILDAGNRKAREFAQRTMAQVREVIGFDF comes from the coding sequence ATGAGCGAGAAAAAACGCATCCTTTCAGGCATGAGGCCCACCGGTCCCCTTCACCTTGGCCATTATTTCGGCGTCATCGCCAACTGGCTCAAGCTGCAGGACGAATACAACTGTTTCTTTTTCGTGGCCGACTGGCACGCCCTGACCAGCGAATATGCCGATCCCTGGAAGATCAAGGGCTTTGTGCCCGGACTGGTGCGTGACTGGGTTTCCTCGGGCATCGATCCCGAAAAGTGTGTCATCTTCCAGCAGTCGGTCATCAAGGAACACGCCGAGCTCAACCTGCTGCTGTCCATGGTGACCCCGCTTGGCTGGCTGGAGCGCAACCCCACCTACAAGGAACAGCGCGAGCAGCTGGCCGCCAAGGATATCAACACGATCGGCTTCCTGGGCTACCCCGTGCTGCAGGCCGCGGACATCCTCATGTACCTGCCCGAGGCCGTGCCCGTGGGCAAGGACCAGCTGCCGCATCTGGAGCTCAACCGCGAGATCGCGCGGCGCTTCAACCACCTGTACAACACGGACCTGCTGCCCGAACCCAAGGACCTGCTCACCGAGGACGCCAAGCTGCCCGGTCTGGACGGCCGCAAGATGTCCAAGAGCTACGGCAACTCCATCGGCCTGTCCGAGTCCCTGGAGGACATCATGCCCAAGGTTCGCGGCATGCTTACCGACCAGAACCGGCTGCGCAAGTCCGATCCGGGCGACCCCAAGGTCTGCAACCTGTTCCCGTACCACAAGCTCATGACCGATCCGGCAAAACTGCCCGAGATCGAGGCAGGCTGCCGCGACGCTTCCTGGGGCTGCGTGGACTGCAAGAAGGTGCTCATGGAATCCCTGGAACGGTTCCTGACCCCCATGCAGGAAAGGCGCGCCAAGCTGGACGACGATACGGTCCGCGACATTCTCGACGCGGGCAACAGGAAGGCCCGTGAATTCGCCCAGCGCACCATGGCGCAGGTTCGCGAAGTCATCGGCTTCGATTTCTAG
- the lepB gene encoding signal peptidase I: protein MTAGTRDRKPWAAGLLSLLMPGLGQLYNGQGGKGFGLLFLSFALLLVAVPLFKSFAGLVTAMSLLLVFLGVVVWDAARQARRQGVSRLKWYNRWWVYVLLVAVNALAGLGADSYLSATVYESFYVPSESMEPTLMPGDRFLGRVLRGDERPQTGDIVVFHPPGMDGVYYVKRLVAGPGDVVEVREGVVSINGRRVRSGKAVFDHVKGEPVRDRAPGRLGRDEYWVMGDNRGKSYDSRFFGPVSRERIGYKALYVFWASSAKSGSRWDRFGQRLDGVNR from the coding sequence ATGACCGCCGGGACAAGGGATAGAAAACCGTGGGCCGCCGGGCTGCTTTCCCTGCTCATGCCCGGCCTGGGCCAGCTCTACAACGGCCAGGGCGGCAAAGGGTTCGGCCTCTTATTCCTGTCCTTTGCGCTGCTGCTCGTGGCCGTGCCGCTGTTCAAGTCCTTTGCGGGGCTGGTCACGGCCATGTCCCTTTTGCTGGTCTTTCTCGGCGTCGTGGTCTGGGACGCCGCCCGCCAGGCCCGCAGGCAGGGTGTTTCCCGCCTGAAGTGGTACAACCGCTGGTGGGTCTATGTCCTGCTGGTGGCGGTCAACGCCCTGGCCGGTTTGGGGGCGGACAGCTACCTGAGCGCCACCGTCTACGAATCCTTTTACGTTCCCTCCGAATCCATGGAGCCCACCCTGATGCCCGGCGACCGGTTCCTGGGCCGGGTGCTGCGCGGGGACGAGCGCCCGCAGACCGGAGACATCGTGGTCTTTCACCCTCCGGGAATGGACGGCGTCTATTACGTCAAGCGGTTGGTGGCGGGCCCCGGCGATGTGGTCGAGGTCCGCGAGGGCGTGGTGAGCATCAACGGCAGGCGGGTCAGGAGCGGCAAGGCCGTCTTCGACCACGTCAAGGGCGAGCCTGTCCGGGATCGGGCTCCCGGCCGCCTTGGCCGGGACGAATACTGGGTCATGGGGGACAACCGTGGAAAATCCTATGATTCTCGCTTTTTCGGGCCGGTATCGCGAGAGCGCATCGGCTACAAGGCCCTGTATGTCTTTTGGGCGTCTTCGGCGAAGAGCGGGAGCCGGTGGGACCGGTTCGGCCAGCGCCTGGATGGTGTGAATCGGTAG
- a CDS encoding pyridoxal phosphate-dependent aminotransferase: MSIAKRCEEMTSFLVMDVLEEAQRMERKGRHVIHLEVGEPDFDTPECIRRACCDALDAGHTHYTHSLGLRELREAVCQDYRQRYGVEIDPGRVVVTQGTSPAMFMLFSVILEAGDKVITSDPCYACYHNFIRFPGGVPVPVRVTEEDGFQYRLAAIREAMDEKVRAILINSPANPTGTLLSDGRMEGIARLAEETGAWVVSDEIYHGLVYEGKERSILEFTDRAFVFNGFSKLYAMTGWRLGYLIAPPEFIRPLQKLCQNFFISPNSMSQWAGVAALKQAGPDVARMKQTYDERRRYMLARLKGMSFDIRHEPTGAFYVIVNMRSLAERFGGSSLKLAYDILEKAGVGVTPGIDFGPGAEGYIRFSYANSLENIREAMDRLERYVKENG, encoded by the coding sequence ATGAGCATTGCCAAACGGTGCGAGGAGATGACCTCGTTTCTGGTCATGGATGTCCTGGAGGAGGCCCAGCGCATGGAGCGCAAGGGCAGGCACGTCATTCACCTGGAAGTGGGCGAGCCCGACTTCGACACCCCCGAGTGCATCCGCCGGGCCTGCTGCGACGCCCTGGATGCGGGACATACCCATTACACCCACAGCCTGGGCCTGCGCGAACTGCGCGAGGCGGTCTGCCAGGATTACCGGCAACGCTACGGCGTGGAGATCGATCCGGGCCGCGTGGTCGTCACCCAGGGCACGTCCCCGGCCATGTTCATGCTTTTTTCCGTCATTCTCGAGGCGGGCGACAAGGTCATCACCTCCGATCCCTGCTATGCCTGCTACCACAACTTCATCCGGTTCCCCGGCGGGGTGCCCGTGCCGGTCCGCGTCACCGAGGAGGACGGCTTCCAGTACCGGCTCGCCGCCATCCGCGAGGCCATGGACGAGAAGGTCCGGGCCATCCTGATCAATTCGCCGGCCAACCCCACGGGTACGCTGCTTTCGGACGGGCGCATGGAGGGGATCGCCCGGCTGGCCGAGGAAACCGGCGCCTGGGTGGTCTCGGACGAGATCTACCACGGGCTGGTTTACGAAGGAAAGGAACGCTCCATCCTGGAATTCACGGACCGGGCCTTCGTGTTCAACGGGTTTTCCAAGCTCTACGCCATGACCGGCTGGCGGCTGGGATACCTGATCGCCCCGCCCGAGTTCATTCGCCCCCTGCAGAAGCTTTGCCAGAATTTCTTCATCTCTCCCAATTCCATGTCCCAGTGGGCCGGGGTTGCCGCCCTGAAACAGGCCGGGCCGGACGTGGCGCGCATGAAGCAGACCTATGACGAGCGGCGCAGGTACATGCTGGCGCGGCTCAAGGGCATGAGCTTCGACATCAGGCACGAACCCACGGGCGCGTTCTACGTCATCGTCAACATGCGCTCCCTGGCCGAGCGGTTCGGCGGCAGTTCCCTGAAACTGGCCTATGACATCCTGGAAAAGGCCGGGGTGGGGGTGACCCCGGGCATCGACTTCGGCCCCGGCGCGGAAGGCTATATCCGTTTTTCCTATGCCAACTCCCTGGAAAACATCCGAGAGGCCATGGACCGCCTGGAGCGCTATGTGAAGGAAAACGGCTGA
- a CDS encoding FKBP-type peptidyl-prolyl cis-trans isomerase, with protein sequence MAPANKGDKVRVHYTGTFKDNGEVFDSSQGGDPLEFVLGEGMVIAGFERAVIGLNPGDSKTVEVSPEEGYGSYNPELAFKVRKEQLPPNVEPELDMMLEVRTEDGGAAYVTITEISDEEVTLDGNHPLADKTLMFDVTLVEVC encoded by the coding sequence ATGGCTCCTGCGAACAAAGGCGACAAGGTTAGGGTTCACTACACCGGAACGTTCAAGGACAACGGCGAGGTCTTCGACTCCTCCCAGGGGGGCGATCCCCTGGAGTTCGTACTGGGCGAGGGCATGGTCATCGCCGGTTTCGAGCGCGCCGTGATCGGCCTGAATCCCGGCGACTCCAAGACCGTTGAAGTTTCGCCCGAGGAAGGCTACGGCAGCTACAACCCGGAGCTGGCCTTCAAGGTTCGCAAGGAACAGCTTCCCCCCAACGTGGAGCCCGAGCTGGACATGATGCTCGAGGTGCGCACCGAGGACGGGGGCGCGGCCTATGTGACCATCACCGAGATCTCGGACGAAGAGGTGACCCTGGACGGCAACCACCCGCTGGCGGACAAGACCCTCATGTTCGACGTGACCCTGGTGGAAGTCTGCTAG
- a CDS encoding response regulator — MSQQKILIVDDEKHIRMLYREELEADGYDLATSDGEEDILEVIARENPTIIILDIKLGVNRSGLDLLQEIRAKDPVIPVILSTAYDSFQHDLKSIAADYYVVKSVDLTELKDKVRMALNKAAATA, encoded by the coding sequence ATGAGTCAACAGAAAATACTGATCGTCGATGATGAAAAGCACATCCGCATGCTGTACCGGGAAGAGCTGGAGGCCGACGGGTACGATCTGGCCACCTCCGACGGGGAAGAAGACATCCTGGAAGTCATCGCCCGGGAAAACCCGACCATCATCATCCTGGACATCAAGCTCGGCGTGAATCGTTCCGGGCTCGACCTGCTCCAGGAAATCCGCGCCAAGGACCCGGTCATCCCGGTCATCCTGTCCACGGCCTACGACTCGTTCCAGCACGACCTGAAATCCATTGCAGCGGACTATTACGTGGTCAAGTCCGTGGACCTGACCGAACTCAAGGACAAGGTACGCATGGCCTTGAACAAGGCTGCCGCGACAGCATAG
- a CDS encoding TIGR00269 family protein gives MKCKRCKQPAVVALPSHHTAFCEECFCLFFTRQVETAIRRQKMFTFDERILVALSGGKDSLTLMLVLHELGYDVTGLHIDLGIHESSVRARAKVEGFCKKHGLRLQVLEMAAEGLAMPEVKEHINRPICSVCGKVKRHYFNKVARDGGFDAMATGHNLDDEVARLFANTLRWDSGYLSDQGPILPAAEGFVRKVKPLYRLSEFETANYAFLRGIEIHSDPCPFASGASFTSHKELMGELEYRSPGSKLQFYDGFLKRGREAFKMLEREVGEELRPCVDCGSPTSVEVCGVCRVRRAVMEKKTAAAK, from the coding sequence ATGAAATGTAAACGCTGCAAGCAGCCCGCGGTGGTGGCGCTTCCCAGCCACCATACGGCCTTTTGCGAAGAGTGCTTCTGCCTGTTCTTCACCCGGCAGGTGGAAACAGCCATCCGCCGCCAGAAGATGTTCACCTTTGACGAGCGTATCCTGGTGGCCCTTTCCGGGGGCAAGGACTCCCTGACGCTCATGCTCGTGCTGCACGAGCTGGGTTACGACGTCACGGGCCTGCATATCGATCTAGGCATCCACGAATCCTCGGTGCGCGCCCGGGCCAAGGTGGAGGGCTTCTGCAAGAAGCACGGCCTCAGGCTCCAGGTGCTGGAAATGGCGGCCGAGGGGTTGGCCATGCCCGAGGTCAAGGAGCACATCAACCGGCCCATCTGTTCGGTGTGCGGAAAGGTGAAACGGCATTATTTCAACAAGGTGGCGCGCGATGGCGGATTCGACGCCATGGCCACGGGCCACAACCTGGACGACGAGGTGGCCCGCCTGTTCGCCAATACCCTGCGCTGGGACTCGGGCTATCTTTCGGACCAGGGGCCGATTCTGCCCGCTGCCGAGGGCTTTGTCCGCAAGGTCAAGCCCCTGTACCGGCTGAGCGAGTTCGAGACCGCCAACTACGCCTTCCTGCGCGGCATCGAGATCCATTCCGATCCCTGCCCCTTTGCCTCGGGCGCCAGCTTCACCTCGCACAAGGAGCTCATGGGCGAGCTGGAATACCGCAGCCCGGGCAGCAAGCTCCAGTTCTACGACGGCTTCCTCAAGCGCGGGCGCGAGGCTTTCAAGATGCTGGAGCGGGAAGTGGGCGAGGAACTGCGCCCCTGCGTGGACTGCGGCTCCCCGACCTCGGTTGAGGTCTGCGGCGTTTGCAGGGTAAGAAGGGCGGTCATGGAGAAGAAAACAGCAGCCGCAAAATAG